A window of the Haloquadratum walsbyi C23 genome harbors these coding sequences:
- a CDS encoding cryptochrome/photolyase family protein, with protein sequence MIQPLVGETPTYEVDGKTTVPWILGTQLHPDVGPLARAPSGSRVLLIEAHNFARRKSYHHDKLAIMFSGMRHFRDELEDAGYDVVYFKAPTFSDALAEYFERYPDDELIQMRSPSYNSAMRFDELVEDVGGQYRSVENELFVGTTTAFDEWANNSDTDPFRHETFYRWMRGKSGVLMNDGDPVGGEWNYDDENRDFPPDDWESPPVYDPEHDELTTETMSWVESTFDTWGDTDSLIWPVTREQALEKLHHFISERIPSFGPYQDAMRREDWAMSHALLGSSINLGLLHPVEVIQEIETAYHNRDDIPLNSVEGVIRQMLGWREFMRHVYRHTMPELGSANQLDAQHDLPSAYWSGETNMACLGETVDDVKQRGYSHHIQRLMVLANFATLWGADPSELNEWFNATYVDAYHWVTTPNVVEMGQYGEGVFATKPYVSSANYIDKMSDYCGECKYYKTKDTGDGACPFNALYWDFLDRNEETLRSNHRMGLMYSHVDNKREDGEMENIRERVSDLREMERAGTL encoded by the coding sequence ATGATACAACCACTGGTCGGGGAGACCCCGACATATGAGGTGGATGGTAAGACAACAGTGCCGTGGATTCTTGGCACCCAACTCCATCCTGATGTTGGTCCGCTCGCACGGGCACCTTCTGGATCCCGTGTTTTGTTGATTGAGGCACATAATTTTGCACGACGAAAATCGTATCATCATGATAAACTCGCAATCATGTTTAGTGGGATGCGACATTTCAGAGATGAACTTGAGGATGCGGGATATGATGTCGTTTATTTCAAAGCACCCACGTTCAGCGATGCTCTTGCGGAGTATTTTGAACGGTATCCTGATGATGAACTCATACAGATGCGCTCACCAAGCTATAATAGCGCGATGCGGTTTGATGAACTCGTTGAAGATGTTGGTGGGCAGTATCGATCTGTCGAGAACGAACTCTTTGTTGGGACAACAACAGCTTTTGATGAGTGGGCGAATAATTCAGATACCGATCCATTCAGACACGAGACATTCTATCGATGGATGCGAGGGAAAAGCGGTGTATTGATGAATGATGGAGATCCTGTTGGCGGCGAGTGGAATTATGATGATGAAAACAGGGACTTCCCTCCAGATGATTGGGAGTCACCGCCAGTATATGACCCAGAGCATGATGAGCTCACAACAGAAACCATGTCATGGGTCGAATCAACGTTTGATACATGGGGAGACACAGACTCACTCATCTGGCCAGTTACTCGCGAACAGGCACTTGAGAAACTGCATCATTTTATCTCTGAGCGGATTCCATCATTTGGTCCGTATCAGGATGCAATGCGACGTGAAGATTGGGCAATGTCACATGCATTGTTAGGCAGTTCAATAAACCTTGGATTGCTCCATCCTGTTGAGGTAATCCAAGAAATCGAAACTGCATATCATAATCGCGACGATATTCCACTGAATTCGGTTGAAGGCGTCATCAGACAAATGCTTGGATGGCGAGAATTCATGCGACATGTTTACCGCCATACAATGCCTGAACTTGGCTCAGCAAATCAACTTGATGCGCAGCATGATCTTCCATCAGCATATTGGTCAGGAGAAACAAACATGGCTTGCCTTGGCGAAACGGTTGATGATGTCAAACAACGCGGATACTCACATCACATACAGCGACTGATGGTGCTTGCAAACTTTGCAACGCTGTGGGGTGCTGACCCAAGCGAATTGAATGAATGGTTTAACGCAACATATGTTGATGCATACCACTGGGTTACGACGCCAAATGTCGTTGAAATGGGACAATACGGAGAGGGAGTCTTTGCGACCAAGCCGTATGTCTCCTCAGCGAATTATATCGATAAAATGAGTGATTACTGTGGTGAATGTAAGTATTATAAGACAAAAGATACGGGCGATGGTGCCTGTCCGTTTAACGCACTATACTGGGACTTCCTTGATCGAAATGAGGAGACCCTTCGAAGCAACCATCGAATGGGGCTGATGTACAGCCA
- a CDS encoding ribonuclease HI family protein: MRDAIPEPPTESLSPLATATAEVITQYSYDITTAINAIDDAIPGFGGLFDPGTTMDERRNAIDTVLETTVDIQASHQLGDHDFEKLILYTDGSSRGNPGPAGAGAVVETPDETVLCRVGRPVGSRTGNNTAEYAALHLGLACVLTRYGVSPLEIRIDSMTVIGDIWQGATREEFTDYRRVINTLLGEFPDHHWTHVVDAERNPADALATVSADIAGLGPGA; encoded by the coding sequence ATGCGAGACGCAATTCCCGAACCCCCAACTGAGTCGCTCTCACCACTTGCCACAGCAACAGCAGAAGTCATCACACAGTATTCATACGACATCACAACAGCGATTAATGCCATTGATGATGCGATTCCTGGATTTGGTGGACTTTTTGATCCAGGAACAACGATGGATGAGCGACGAAATGCAATCGACACCGTTCTTGAGACGACCGTCGATATCCAGGCGTCTCATCAGTTAGGTGATCATGATTTTGAGAAGCTCATACTGTATACAGACGGCAGTTCTCGGGGGAACCCAGGACCAGCAGGAGCAGGGGCTGTCGTTGAAACGCCGGATGAAACGGTGTTATGTCGAGTTGGACGACCAGTTGGGTCACGAACAGGGAATAACACCGCTGAGTACGCTGCACTTCATCTTGGACTTGCCTGTGTTCTCACACGATATGGGGTATCGCCGCTTGAGATTCGGATTGATTCGATGACAGTCATTGGTGACATCTGGCAGGGTGCGACTCGGGAAGAATTCACAGACTACCGACGTGTGATTAATACGTTACTTGGTGAATTTCCAGATCATCACTGGACGCATGTTGTAGACGCTGAGCGAAATCCTGCCGATGCACTTGCAACAGTGAGTGCTGATATTGCCGGACTTGGTCCTGGGGCATAA
- a CDS encoding helix-turn-helix domain-containing protein, producing MSNDVTTFECSHCGNLGIGDGEIRCCEETMEVIEDDPISSTPTLSELLKSVLDMSETELELCLCVMEGGSVTVATLAEQTEYDRSLINRHLNHLASIGVVKKQRRLLDSGGEVYIYTPVSPETVRAQLRREFHQWTAMATAQLNALQREKVESIADPDDGEPTWEVFYSE from the coding sequence ATGAGTAATGATGTGACAACATTTGAGTGCTCACACTGTGGAAATCTTGGGATTGGTGATGGAGAGATCAGATGCTGTGAGGAGACAATGGAGGTGATAGAAGATGATCCTATTTCAAGCACTCCAACACTCTCTGAACTTTTGAAAAGTGTCCTTGATATGTCAGAAACAGAATTAGAACTCTGTTTATGTGTAATGGAAGGCGGTTCGGTGACCGTAGCAACACTTGCAGAGCAAACTGAGTATGATCGGAGTTTAATTAATCGGCATCTCAATCATCTTGCATCAATTGGTGTCGTCAAAAAACAACGACGACTACTTGATAGTGGCGGTGAGGTGTATATTTATACGCCGGTATCACCAGAAACAGTCCGGGCGCAATTACGTCGTGAATTCCACCAGTGGACTGCAATGGCAACAGCACAGTTGAATGCACTTCAACGTGAAAAGGTCGAATCCATCGCTGATCCTGACGACGGGGAGCCAACTTGGGAGGTATTTTACTCAGAATAA
- a CDS encoding DUF6789 family protein → MSTTTETANNPQADVYNGEWTAGVIGGIAGAIVMAAAIIAMNTPTLAVAIPSLYTLAPPANVGLGLFVHLSHGAILGVIFAALIGVGGFSRLGARVGVGVVWGVITWAGFAALVMPVWLGAVGSPASPPLPNFAPPSLLWHLLYGVVLGVIYDVSEDIA, encoded by the coding sequence ATGTCAACGACGACTGAAACGGCGAATAACCCGCAAGCAGACGTATATAATGGTGAATGGACAGCAGGTGTCATTGGGGGCATTGCTGGGGCAATAGTGATGGCTGCTGCAATAATTGCAATGAATACACCAACACTTGCTGTCGCGATTCCATCATTATACACACTTGCACCGCCAGCAAACGTTGGGCTTGGATTATTTGTCCATCTCTCCCATGGCGCTATTCTTGGCGTTATCTTCGCAGCACTCATCGGTGTCGGAGGATTCTCGAGGCTTGGCGCACGAGTTGGTGTCGGTGTAGTATGGGGAGTTATTACGTGGGCCGGGTTTGCTGCGCTCGTGATGCCGGTGTGGCTCGGTGCTGTCGGGTCACCCGCCAGTCCACCATTACCAAACTTTGCACCACCATCATTGCTGTGGCATCTTCTCTATGGTGTCGTGCTCGGTGTTATCTATGATGTCTCCGAGGATATTGCTTAA
- a CDS encoding MFS transporter: MGTNTAVSRLRGDGRGWTLISIALGWVFVLGGRFLVPAVLPQVKTTFAVGNLGVGIAVTLMWATYAIMQSPAGILIDRLGERRLLTGSLLFTAGSVVILGAAPVFIIFLSGCGVFGLATGLYGPARGTALSRTFPSNDSAAIGATLAAGSVGSAVLPLTAGAVVDELGWRVVIISLVPLLAVTSVFTHRVIANRHTTTPPAASESTSRSQIVSIQGLIANGIRALRHRGVALAGTAVALMLFAFQGLSAFYVTYLVSAKQLDQSLAAGMLALLFLGGAITQVTAGAITTRFGERISLTAMTVIGVPALIAVPLVDGIVPLAVVSVLIGSRLGIAPVSNAYIIAVLPDTVTGTAWGTLRSGFFLFGATGSTVVGAMASRELLAESFFLLAGVTAIAAVLYARLPARTVANSDTKGETSAP, encoded by the coding sequence ATGGGGACTAACACAGCAGTCAGTCGGCTACGTGGTGATGGTCGCGGATGGACGCTCATCTCGATTGCACTTGGGTGGGTATTCGTTCTTGGTGGTCGGTTTCTCGTTCCTGCTGTCCTCCCACAAGTGAAAACAACGTTTGCTGTCGGTAATCTGGGTGTTGGCATCGCAGTGACACTTATGTGGGCGACATATGCGATAATGCAATCACCTGCCGGCATCCTCATCGATCGATTAGGCGAACGACGGTTACTCACTGGAAGCCTTCTTTTCACCGCTGGAAGTGTTGTGATCCTCGGAGCTGCACCAGTATTCATCATTTTCTTATCTGGATGCGGTGTGTTTGGTCTGGCGACTGGACTCTACGGTCCCGCCCGTGGTACAGCGTTATCGCGAACATTTCCGAGTAATGACAGTGCCGCGATCGGTGCAACGCTTGCTGCGGGAAGTGTTGGTTCAGCAGTATTACCATTGACAGCCGGAGCAGTCGTTGATGAGCTTGGGTGGCGCGTTGTGATTATATCATTAGTTCCTCTGCTTGCGGTGACAAGTGTCTTTACGCATCGTGTTATTGCAAATAGACATACCACGACCCCACCTGCAGCCTCTGAATCAACCTCACGTTCACAAATTGTCTCGATTCAGGGGCTCATAGCTAATGGTATCCGTGCGCTTCGTCACCGTGGAGTTGCTCTCGCGGGAACAGCAGTCGCATTGATGCTATTCGCCTTTCAGGGGCTATCGGCATTTTATGTCACATATCTTGTCTCTGCGAAACAACTTGATCAGTCTCTTGCGGCAGGGATGCTTGCACTCTTATTTTTGGGTGGTGCAATCACACAAGTCACTGCCGGAGCGATCACGACCCGATTTGGTGAGCGTATTAGCTTGACTGCAATGACAGTGATTGGCGTTCCAGCACTAATTGCAGTGCCGCTTGTCGATGGTATCGTACCACTTGCTGTTGTTTCGGTGCTTATTGGATCCCGACTTGGTATTGCACCGGTTTCAAATGCGTATATTATTGCTGTGTTACCCGATACCGTCACTGGAACCGCATGGGGAACCCTTCGAAGTGGATTTTTCTTATTCGGCGCTACTGGGTCGACTGTCGTTGGAGCAATGGCGAGTCGTGAACTCCTTGCGGAGTCATTTTTCCTATTAGCAGGTGTTACCGCGATTGCAGCCGTGCTTTATGCGCGTCTCCCTGCTCGAACAGTTGCAAACTCAGATACTAAGGGTGAAACATCTGCTCCATAA
- a CDS encoding DMT family transporter, with translation MGVSVRRATDAIPPVVALGIAILAVSTSAILIRYSSAPTLVIALYRVLFTTVLLLPFAVHSYRDAFYQLSRRDWIAASAAGVALALHFALWFESLAWTSVAASVTIVQIQVLFVASGAALFLSERITRRASVGMMIALCGIAIMSFGGTIVGAPTVGSAPLYGNVLAIVAAVCMAGYVLTGRSLRQRIPLVPYVVIVYAVCVVVLLALTTAVNDTLFAYPPYEWFLFLLMALGPGILGHTVLNWALAHVESSVVSVSLLAEPVCSTVLAVVLLSELPTRFTAIGGAMTLIGIIITSRR, from the coding sequence GTGGGGGTCTCTGTTCGACGTGCAACGGATGCAATACCGCCTGTAGTAGCGCTTGGTATTGCTATTCTTGCAGTAAGCACAAGTGCTATTTTGATCCGATACAGTTCAGCGCCAACACTCGTTATTGCACTGTATCGTGTCCTATTCACAACGGTGCTATTGTTGCCTTTTGCGGTTCACTCTTATCGTGATGCATTTTATCAACTCTCTCGTCGTGATTGGATTGCTGCGAGTGCAGCTGGTGTCGCTTTGGCATTGCACTTTGCTTTGTGGTTTGAAAGTCTAGCATGGACAAGCGTGGCTGCCTCTGTGACAATCGTACAAATACAGGTATTGTTTGTTGCGAGTGGTGCAGCGTTATTTCTATCTGAGCGAATTACACGTCGTGCTAGTGTCGGGATGATGATTGCACTCTGTGGGATCGCGATTATGTCATTTGGAGGGACAATTGTTGGTGCACCTACCGTAGGATCAGCACCGCTCTATGGGAATGTACTTGCAATTGTGGCTGCTGTGTGCATGGCTGGGTATGTTCTCACCGGTCGGTCACTCCGGCAGCGCATCCCGCTTGTCCCATATGTTGTGATTGTGTATGCGGTTTGTGTGGTTGTGCTACTTGCTCTCACGACCGCTGTAAATGATACATTATTTGCGTATCCACCGTATGAATGGTTTCTCTTTCTCCTCATGGCACTTGGACCAGGAATTCTCGGTCATACCGTCCTGAATTGGGCTCTTGCACATGTCGAATCAAGTGTTGTCAGTGTCTCACTCCTTGCTGAACCTGTGTGTAGCACGGTACTTGCAGTAGTATTATTGAGCGAACTCCCGACAAGATTTACTGCGATTGGAGGAGCTATGACACTCATTGGGATTATTATCACCTCTCGACGATGA
- a CDS encoding L-aspartate oxidase translates to MSDTTMQSISSSDPDIEYEQTDVSVLIIGAGGAGARTAIELAQQGVDDQLVLGKRSHGDAHTTWARGGINGALGTHDPEDDWTIHAADTLNEGHFICDPEKVETVTQQMPDRLRELDEWGMDFSRTEDGGVDQRFFGAQSFRRTAFAGDHTGESLLDTLVSRAQELEIPYEENTMITRLISDGDSVHGAVGIDLDTGEFTVFNANTVVLAAGGYAAAYSRHTSRDDENNGDGAALAYDAGASLMDMEFVQFHPTGMAVDESDSEWAEWSGRLVTEAVRGEGGRLYNSEGERFMERYSPDQMELDARDVVARAIAKEIAEGRGTENDGVHLDISHRDASFIEERLPRMYQRFADLGVDLAEDPVEVAPTSHYGMGGVSVDEYGETDIDDLFAIGETMAGVHGANRLGGNSLAETVAYGTVTGDRIADRVTGSDANNTIPHSLRENLIQPHLDELRSLANADGEHDVMTVFEEIQTLMWEHARLLRDQSSIESGIDELERVQSMVSNMNVGPVGSESFEFAIDVGFMLTVAESVLRSAALRTESRGAHYRIDHTETESSWQKNIYVEQADIGGMRTWTESVDTPSPAVQAALDEGHELDYHQLE, encoded by the coding sequence ATGTCCGATACGACCATGCAGTCTATATCATCATCTGATCCTGATATTGAATACGAACAAACGGATGTTTCTGTACTTATTATCGGTGCTGGTGGTGCTGGTGCACGGACAGCAATTGAGCTCGCACAACAGGGGGTTGATGACCAACTTGTCTTAGGCAAACGTAGCCATGGCGATGCACATACAACGTGGGCACGTGGTGGTATCAACGGTGCGCTTGGAACGCATGATCCAGAAGACGACTGGACAATTCATGCTGCGGACACACTCAATGAGGGTCATTTTATCTGTGATCCAGAGAAAGTTGAGACTGTAACCCAGCAGATGCCAGATCGGCTGCGTGAACTCGATGAATGGGGAATGGACTTTTCACGAACCGAGGATGGTGGAGTTGATCAGCGGTTCTTCGGTGCGCAGTCATTCCGTCGCACCGCCTTTGCAGGTGATCATACAGGTGAATCGCTGCTTGATACACTCGTTTCACGAGCACAAGAGCTTGAAATACCATATGAAGAAAACACGATGATCACTCGTCTTATCTCCGACGGGGACTCTGTGCACGGTGCTGTTGGCATTGATCTTGATACTGGTGAATTCACTGTATTTAATGCCAATACGGTAGTGCTGGCTGCAGGAGGATATGCAGCAGCATATAGTCGTCATACTTCACGAGATGATGAAAATAACGGCGATGGTGCAGCACTTGCGTATGATGCTGGTGCATCATTGATGGATATGGAGTTTGTCCAGTTCCATCCGACGGGAATGGCAGTCGATGAGAGTGACTCTGAGTGGGCTGAGTGGAGTGGTCGTCTTGTAACAGAAGCAGTTCGCGGTGAGGGAGGACGGCTATATAATAGTGAAGGTGAGCGATTCATGGAACGGTACTCACCTGATCAAATGGAATTGGATGCGCGTGACGTCGTTGCTCGGGCAATTGCAAAGGAAATTGCGGAGGGGAGAGGAACAGAGAATGATGGCGTTCATCTTGATATCTCTCATCGAGATGCATCATTCATTGAAGAACGACTCCCACGAATGTACCAGCGATTTGCGGACCTCGGTGTTGACCTCGCTGAGGATCCCGTTGAGGTCGCACCGACCTCACATTACGGAATGGGTGGCGTTTCAGTCGATGAATACGGCGAAACAGATATTGATGATTTATTCGCTATCGGCGAGACAATGGCTGGTGTCCATGGTGCGAACCGACTCGGTGGGAATTCACTTGCTGAGACAGTCGCATACGGTACTGTCACCGGTGATCGCATTGCTGATCGGGTCACAGGGTCTGACGCAAATAATACAATCCCACACTCACTGCGTGAGAATCTTATCCAACCACATTTAGACGAACTACGCTCGTTGGCAAATGCTGACGGTGAGCATGATGTGATGACGGTCTTTGAAGAAATTCAGACGCTTATGTGGGAGCATGCACGTTTGCTTCGCGATCAGTCATCCATTGAATCAGGAATTGATGAACTCGAAAGAGTGCAATCAATGGTCAGCAACATGAATGTCGGTCCGGTTGGAAGTGAATCCTTTGAGTTCGCTATTGATGTTGGGTTTATGTTGACTGTCGCTGAATCAGTTCTTCGAAGCGCTGCACTGCGAACTGAATCACGTGGTGCCCACTATCGGATCGATCATACTGAAACCGAGTCATCATGGCAGAAAAATATCTATGTTGAACAAGCCGATATTGGCGGCATGCGAACGTGGACCGAATCAGTCGATACACCAAGTCCTGCTGTCCAAGCCGCGCTCGATGAAGGTCACGAACTCGACTATCATCAACTTGAGTAA
- a CDS encoding metal-dependent hydrolase produces the protein MYRKGHYGASLLAYAPVGCLTIIAGFDVAAVLGGVLTLAIAPLPDYDTQIDTLTHRGVTHTISFAVLTGCLVAVLTTIAVMFADARIASILISIPFGFVIGLTGILSHIAADALTPMGVRPFGEDGTHYSLELVSAKNTIANYLLLVAGIVASFVAIVIGDAIRNIII, from the coding sequence ATGTACAGAAAAGGTCATTATGGTGCGTCATTGCTGGCATACGCTCCGGTTGGATGTCTCACTATTATTGCTGGATTCGATGTAGCAGCAGTCCTTGGAGGAGTATTAACACTGGCAATTGCACCGCTTCCAGATTATGATACACAGATTGATACTCTTACACATCGTGGCGTGACACATACAATCAGCTTTGCTGTTCTGACTGGCTGTCTTGTTGCAGTTTTGACCACAATTGCTGTGATGTTTGCTGATGCGCGTATCGCTTCAATACTTATATCAATTCCATTCGGATTTGTTATTGGACTGACTGGTATTCTTTCACATATTGCGGCAGACGCACTCACACCGATGGGAGTAAGACCGTTTGGGGAGGATGGTACTCACTATTCATTGGAGTTGGTATCCGCAAAAAATACAATAGCAAATTACCTGCTGCTTGTTGCTGGCATTGTTGCATCATTCGTTGCTATCGTCATTGGAGATGCAATCCGAAATATCATTATCTGA
- a CDS encoding NAD(P)/FAD-dependent oxidoreductase — MHDVLVIGGGVAGLQAAVFTAKAGLETVVLDDGNPLVSNTDKIQNLLTEERIAGDEIIKSGRERVMEFDGNIEKATVTRLDREDMPGPFTVTTESDDSYRSEAVIIATANEFDMLTPLDDEIEYVDGPEGEFTMEKHIQTDDANQASDNIYVAGLANTWEYQTAVAIGDGAKAAINLVSDRNEEAYIDHDW, encoded by the coding sequence ATGCACGATGTCCTCGTTATTGGAGGTGGCGTTGCTGGATTGCAGGCTGCTGTATTCACCGCAAAGGCTGGACTCGAAACAGTTGTATTGGACGATGGCAATCCACTAGTCAGTAATACAGATAAGATTCAAAATCTCCTCACAGAGGAGCGAATTGCGGGCGATGAGATCATTAAGAGTGGTCGTGAGCGGGTTATGGAATTTGACGGTAATATCGAGAAGGCAACAGTAACGCGTCTTGACCGTGAGGATATGCCTGGACCGTTCACTGTCACAACAGAATCCGATGATTCATATCGAAGTGAAGCGGTCATTATCGCAACAGCGAACGAGTTTGACATGCTTACTCCACTGGATGACGAAATTGAATATGTAGATGGACCGGAAGGAGAGTTCACAATGGAAAAACATATTCAAACAGATGATGCTAATCAAGCAAGTGATAACATATACGTCGCTGGATTAGCGAATACATGGGAGTACCAGACGGCAGTTGCAATTGGCGATGGTGCCAAAGCGGCTATCAATCTTGTCAGTGACCGTAACGAGGAAGCATATATTGATCATGATTGGTAG
- the rdfA gene encoding rod-determining factor RdfA encodes MSKQIRKEYSSASRRGGKGSKIERIADEYDLSGLGDELVFRWLGENGYERESLRDLADRVNNRLIHAAVDDSLTLLDGEAENIRRLLTDDDVTMGERTETRQNLKHKGIDINHLESSLISYQSVYNYFKRDRNISRKSQETTQDPTSSLEPIQKLANRLRAIVTNNIDQWTRKNVVTDGSYDVDVAVWITCQDCGERWSPAAFLDESGCQCTNTTEC; translated from the coding sequence ATGAGTAAGCAGATTCGAAAGGAGTATTCATCCGCATCTCGCCGCGGAGGTAAGGGGTCAAAAATTGAGCGAATAGCCGATGAGTATGATCTTTCAGGATTAGGAGATGAGCTGGTTTTTCGATGGCTGGGAGAAAACGGATATGAACGCGAGAGTCTCCGTGATTTGGCCGATCGGGTAAATAATCGTCTCATCCATGCCGCAGTCGATGACTCACTCACATTACTTGATGGAGAAGCTGAGAATATTCGTCGACTTCTCACCGATGACGATGTTACTATGGGGGAGCGAACTGAAACTCGACAGAATCTCAAACATAAAGGAATTGATATTAATCATCTTGAATCAAGCTTGATATCATATCAATCAGTCTATAATTATTTCAAACGTGACAGAAACATTTCTCGGAAGTCTCAAGAGACAACTCAGGATCCAACATCAAGTCTTGAACCGATTCAGAAGCTTGCAAATCGCCTGAGAGCCATCGTGACAAACAATATTGACCAATGGACCCGAAAAAATGTGGTTACTGATGGCTCATATGATGTGGATGTTGCTGTGTGGATCACATGTCAAGACTGTGGTGAACGATGGTCGCCAGCAGCATTTCTTGATGAAAGCGGGTGTCAGTGTACCAACACCACTGAATGTTAG
- a CDS encoding SDR family oxidoreductase translates to MRTMPLEMTLENQTAVITGGSSGIGAATAKRFAAAGADVALLARREERLNELAEELTLEYETETLTVPTDVRDATAVEAAIEATVERFGGIDVAVANAGLARGSDIESMSTESYRAMMDTNVDGAFFFTRAALTHLRDSKGTIVFVGSFAGEYPRPFNPVYAASKWWIRGFAKSVAAQVGDTGVGVSIINPSEVRTEFDVEGEQFTDRFEQGEVTEPEEVAEAITFAAAQEYSTIQELDIYRRDKYTGW, encoded by the coding sequence ATGCGAACTATGCCGCTTGAGATGACACTCGAAAATCAGACAGCAGTAATCACTGGTGGGAGTTCAGGAATCGGCGCAGCAACAGCAAAGCGTTTTGCTGCGGCTGGTGCTGATGTTGCATTACTCGCCAGACGCGAAGAGCGCCTCAATGAACTCGCTGAAGAATTGACACTCGAGTATGAGACTGAGACGCTTACCGTGCCAACAGATGTTCGAGACGCGACTGCGGTTGAGGCAGCGATTGAGGCAACTGTTGAACGATTCGGCGGGATTGACGTTGCTGTTGCCAATGCAGGACTTGCTCGTGGGAGTGATATCGAATCAATGTCAACAGAATCATATCGAGCAATGATGGACACGAATGTCGATGGAGCGTTTTTCTTCACCAGAGCGGCTCTTACTCATCTTCGTGATAGTAAGGGAACAATTGTCTTTGTCGGAAGTTTCGCCGGTGAGTATCCACGACCGTTTAATCCAGTATATGCCGCCTCAAAATGGTGGATCCGAGGATTCGCAAAGAGTGTTGCTGCGCAAGTTGGTGACACGGGAGTTGGAGTCAGTATTATCAATCCATCGGAGGTTCGCACGGAATTCGATGTTGAGGGAGAGCAGTTCACAGATCGATTCGAACAGGGTGAGGTAACCGAGCCTGAGGAGGTCGCAGAGGCGATTACCTTCGCTGCTGCACAGGAGTATTCAACGATTCAGGAACTCGATATCTATCGCCGAGATAAATACACGGGATGGTGA